One window of Microcoleus vaginatus PCC 9802 genomic DNA carries:
- a CDS encoding ketoacyl-ACP synthase III, with translation MLQQSGFGIAVTGSGSCTPQVSLDNNGLSQIVETSDEWIGARTGIRSRRLADDRTSLCDLASEASLQAIAMAEISPTDIDLIILATSSPDDLFGTASKIQYQLGATKAVAFDLTAACSGFVFGLVTASQFIRTGVYQNVLLIGADILSRWVNWSDRGTCILFGDGAGAVVLQASEVDRFLGFEIRSDGTQNSSLNLAYKAESKELIEGVSVGVGGFNPITMNGQEIYRFAVKKVPEVIEKAMFRANINAAEIDWLLLHQANQRILDAVAQRLKIPPEKVISNLANYGNTSAASIPLALDEAVRLGKVKPGDTIAAAGFGAGLTWGAAIFQWGR, from the coding sequence ATGTTGCAGCAATCAGGGTTCGGCATTGCCGTCACGGGTAGCGGTTCTTGTACACCGCAGGTTTCGCTGGATAATAACGGTTTGAGTCAGATAGTAGAAACTTCTGACGAGTGGATTGGGGCGCGGACGGGCATTCGCTCCCGCAGGCTGGCGGACGATCGCACTTCTTTGTGCGATTTAGCGTCGGAGGCGTCGCTTCAGGCGATCGCAATGGCAGAAATTTCGCCGACCGATATTGATTTGATTATTTTGGCGACTTCCAGTCCTGACGATTTGTTTGGCACTGCCAGTAAAATTCAATATCAATTGGGCGCAACAAAAGCTGTGGCTTTTGATTTAACAGCAGCTTGTTCAGGCTTTGTTTTTGGTTTAGTTACAGCCTCGCAGTTCATTCGGACAGGGGTTTATCAAAATGTTTTGCTGATCGGAGCAGATATTTTGTCTCGTTGGGTGAATTGGTCGGATCGGGGTACTTGCATTCTATTTGGAGACGGTGCAGGTGCGGTGGTATTGCAAGCTTCAGAAGTTGATCGCTTTTTGGGATTTGAAATTCGCAGCGACGGCACGCAAAATTCGTCTCTCAATTTGGCTTACAAAGCCGAGTCAAAAGAATTAATTGAGGGCGTCAGCGTCGGAGTTGGCGGATTTAATCCCATCACAATGAATGGTCAAGAAATTTATCGCTTTGCCGTAAAAAAAGTCCCGGAAGTCATAGAAAAAGCTATGTTTCGGGCCAATATTAACGCTGCAGAAATTGACTGGCTGCTGTTGCACCAAGCCAATCAGCGGATTCTCGATGCAGTTGCCCAAAGGCTAAAGATTCCCCCCGAAAAAGTAATCAGCAATTTGGCAAATTACGGCAATACCTCCGCGGCTTCAATTCCCCTTGCCTTAGACGAAGCCGTGCGTCTGGGTAAAGTTAAACCCGGTGATACTATTGCTGCGGCTGGTTTCGGTGCAGGTTTGACTTGGGGGGCGGCGATTTTTCAATGGGGAAGGTAA
- the plsX gene encoding phosphate acyltransferase PlsX, whose protein sequence is MSDRRCERILVLYSDFWIHAPDFLVEFLVFLKHWSMGSTRARIAIDAMGGDHAPAEVVAGALKAQEELGVEILLVGDPQQIEDSLRQQDAIGRVSTGQLEIVPSEGAVEMHEEPLSALKRKPNASINVAMNLVKQQQADAVVSAGHSGAAMAAALLRLGRLPGIDRPAIGAVLPTMVAGTSVLILDVGANVDCRPKFLEQFALMGTIYSQCVLGVAEPKIGLLNIGEEPSKGNDAAVRTHQLLVDNPNIPFVGNAEGRDVLSGKFDVIVCDGFVGNVLLKFAEAVGEVVVQVLKEELVKGLQHQINDPLLQKSLQGFKQRVDHVEHGGGLLLGVAGVCIISHGSSQAGSIFNAIRLAKEAIDNQVLERIRSSNHQSAMEQEAVN, encoded by the coding sequence TTGTCCGATCGCCGTTGCGAGCGGATTTTAGTTCTTTATTCAGACTTCTGGATTCACGCTCCTGACTTCCTGGTAGAATTTTTAGTGTTTCTCAAACATTGGTCAATGGGATCGACACGCGCAAGAATTGCAATAGACGCTATGGGCGGGGATCATGCCCCCGCCGAAGTTGTAGCTGGAGCGCTTAAGGCACAAGAAGAATTAGGCGTAGAGATTTTGCTCGTGGGCGACCCGCAGCAAATAGAAGACTCGCTCCGGCAACAAGACGCGATCGGCCGCGTCTCTACAGGTCAGCTAGAAATCGTTCCTTCTGAAGGAGCGGTGGAAATGCACGAAGAACCTTTGAGTGCCCTCAAACGCAAGCCCAACGCTTCGATTAACGTAGCGATGAACTTGGTAAAGCAGCAGCAAGCTGATGCTGTGGTGTCCGCCGGTCACTCCGGCGCGGCAATGGCTGCTGCCCTGCTGAGGTTGGGGAGGCTCCCCGGAATCGATCGCCCTGCGATCGGTGCGGTTTTACCGACAATGGTAGCGGGCACCTCTGTACTCATTCTCGATGTCGGCGCTAATGTGGACTGCCGCCCCAAATTTTTGGAGCAGTTCGCTCTTATGGGAACTATTTACAGCCAGTGCGTGCTGGGCGTCGCTGAACCTAAAATCGGCCTGCTCAACATTGGCGAAGAACCTTCAAAAGGCAACGACGCGGCAGTGCGGACTCACCAGTTATTGGTGGACAATCCGAACATTCCTTTTGTGGGCAATGCCGAAGGCCGCGACGTGCTGTCGGGGAAATTCGACGTGATTGTCTGCGACGGATTTGTCGGCAACGTGTTGTTGAAGTTTGCCGAAGCGGTGGGCGAAGTCGTCGTGCAAGTGCTGAAGGAAGAATTAGTCAAAGGACTCCAACATCAAATTAACGATCCTCTGCTGCAAAAAAGCTTGCAAGGATTTAAGCAGCGGGTAGACCACGTTGAACACGGCGGCGGTTTGCTATTGGGCGTTGCTGGAGTTTGCATTATCAGCCACGGTTCGTCTCAAGCTGGCTCGATTTTTAATGCCATTCGTTTGGCGAAGGAGGCTATTGACAACCAAGTGCTGGAGCGAATTCGATCGTCCAATCACCAAAGCGCTATGGAACAAGAAGCTGTGAATTAG
- a CDS encoding D-alanyl-D-alanine carboxypeptidase, whose translation MLDLFSSGMMSLWLDMAGVGTAAPNAASVLAWRGGIPGLVVAEDLAFGRINVANPDLPAEATVREYLKELKDKNLIDGNQGIWVQAGMVPLVNQQGTVLMPGASLTKIATSLASLETWGADYQFETRFRGTGPIRNGVLQGDLVVSGGGDPLFVWEEAIAVGNALNQMGIERVAGNLVVTGNFRMNYQSDPLVAGDILRQALDGSSWPQEVVAMYSKMAPGTRKPQVTVAGSVIAEKFVSSGHLLLKRRSLPLAEILKQMNVHSDNEIAQMLADDLGGAKIVQQQATWAAGVPEEELQLVNGSGLGVENQMSPRAACGMMQAIGRNLQTTGLTVADLFPVSGRDKGTLEHRHIPPSAVVKTGTLDTVIALAGAIPTRDRGLVWFAIINRGTDWDALRAQQDIFLQKLVQQWGSASILPLAITPHIDGARPALGAANRSDILVGG comes from the coding sequence ATGCTGGATTTATTTAGCTCAGGGATGATGTCTCTGTGGCTGGACATGGCTGGGGTAGGCACTGCCGCGCCTAATGCTGCGTCAGTGCTGGCTTGGCGGGGAGGGATACCCGGGTTAGTGGTGGCCGAAGATTTGGCTTTTGGGAGAATAAATGTGGCAAATCCAGACTTGCCCGCAGAAGCGACGGTGCGAGAATATTTAAAAGAGTTAAAAGACAAGAACCTGATTGATGGGAATCAGGGAATTTGGGTGCAAGCGGGAATGGTGCCGCTGGTAAATCAGCAGGGGACAGTGCTGATGCCTGGGGCTTCTCTGACTAAGATTGCGACTTCTCTGGCGTCACTGGAGACTTGGGGCGCGGATTATCAGTTTGAAACGCGGTTCCGGGGAACGGGGCCGATTAGGAATGGTGTATTGCAGGGAGATTTGGTGGTCAGCGGCGGGGGCGATCCGCTGTTTGTGTGGGAGGAGGCGATCGCCGTTGGTAATGCTCTCAATCAAATGGGTATCGAACGTGTGGCGGGGAATTTGGTGGTGACAGGCAATTTCCGCATGAATTACCAGTCCGATCCTTTGGTGGCGGGGGACATACTGCGGCAAGCCCTCGACGGGAGCAGTTGGCCACAGGAGGTGGTGGCAATGTATTCTAAGATGGCTCCGGGAACTAGAAAGCCGCAAGTAACGGTTGCCGGCAGCGTCATTGCTGAGAAATTTGTGAGTTCGGGGCATTTGCTACTGAAACGCCGATCGCTTCCTTTAGCCGAAATTCTCAAGCAGATGAACGTCCACAGCGATAATGAAATAGCTCAGATGCTGGCCGACGATTTGGGCGGGGCAAAAATAGTGCAGCAGCAAGCGACTTGGGCTGCGGGGGTGCCGGAGGAGGAACTTCAATTAGTTAACGGTTCGGGATTGGGAGTGGAAAATCAGATGTCTCCGAGGGCGGCTTGTGGGATGATGCAGGCGATCGGGCGTAACCTTCAGACGACTGGGCTAACAGTTGCTGACTTGTTTCCGGTGTCTGGGCGCGATAAAGGAACTTTGGAACACCGACACATTCCGCCATCGGCTGTGGTGAAAACTGGTACTTTAGACACGGTGATTGCTTTGGCTGGAGCCATACCCACGCGCGATCGGGGTTTAGTTTGGTTTGCAATTATTAATCGCGGTACCGATTGGGACGCTTTGAGGGCGCAGCAGGATATATTTTTGCAAAAATTGGTGCAGCAGTGGGGAAGTGCATCGATTTTGCCACTAGCAATTACACCGCACATTGACGGCGCTAGACCTGCCTTGGGGGCAGCAAATCGTAGTGATATTTTGGTGGGAGGTTAA
- the rpsP gene encoding 30S ribosomal protein S16, with the protein MIKLRLKRYGKKRETSYRIVAMNSSTRRDGRPLEELGYYNPRNNETRLDVPAIVKRLQEGAQPTDTVRDILRKAHVFEQVGAGANVESSTATVS; encoded by the coding sequence ATGATCAAACTGCGATTGAAGAGATACGGGAAAAAACGAGAGACAAGCTACCGGATTGTAGCGATGAACAGTTCTACTCGCCGCGACGGCCGTCCCCTAGAAGAGCTCGGCTATTACAACCCCAGAAATAACGAAACCAGGCTGGATGTTCCAGCGATTGTCAAGCGCCTGCAAGAAGGCGCTCAGCCAACTGACACCGTGCGTGACATCCTGAGAAAAGCCCATGTATTTGAACAAGTCGGAGCCGGAGCCAACGTTGAATCCAGCACAGCAACAGTCAGCTAG
- a CDS encoding KH domain-containing protein: MYLNKSEPEPTLNPAQQQSASPNYAGLVKFLIGPFLETPGSLRVDCELHPRQSRVWVRLAFEDPDKGRVYGRGGRNIQAIRTTLEAVAQTAGQSLYLDIYDGEAGERGSGPPRGDRDRPDRDRPDRDRPERGSREPRGDFRPRTPPPSPSPLASRTPREQPRRTNTPTFRTSRNTPGY, encoded by the coding sequence ATGTATTTGAACAAGTCGGAGCCGGAGCCAACGTTGAATCCAGCACAGCAACAGTCAGCTAGTCCCAACTATGCTGGACTGGTTAAGTTTTTAATTGGGCCTTTTTTAGAGACCCCAGGCTCTTTGCGGGTTGATTGCGAACTGCACCCGCGCCAATCGCGGGTCTGGGTTAGGCTTGCTTTTGAAGATCCCGACAAAGGCCGGGTTTACGGTAGGGGCGGACGCAATATTCAGGCAATTAGAACTACGCTCGAAGCAGTGGCGCAGACGGCGGGTCAGTCCCTCTACTTAGATATATACGATGGTGAAGCGGGCGAGCGTGGATCTGGCCCGCCCCGGGGCGATCGCGATCGCCCGGATCGCGACCGCCCGGATCGCGACCGCCCAGAGCGTGGGTCGCGGGAACCACGAGGCGACTTCCGACCCCGGACGCCTCCTCCGTCGCCGAGTCCCTTAGCTAGCAGAACTCCGAGAGAACAACCTCGCCGTACTAACACACCTACGTTTAGAACGAGCAGAAATACTCCCGGTTATTAA
- a CDS encoding PhoH family protein, translating into MNEKLTIELPSAQSAMSLAGNQEENLKMISKQTGATLVMRGQELLISGTKSQVELCHKLVRSLSDYWKSGKNITGVEIQTARQALDTNRQGDLQDLQRDVLARTRRGEEIRAKTFKQRQYVQAVRTHDLTFCIGPAGTGKTFLAAIFAVQALLSKQYERLILTRPAVEAGEKLGFLPGDLQQKVDPYLRPLYDALQEMIDPEKMADLMERGLIEVAPLAYMRGRTLSNAFVILDEAQNTTPAQMKMVLTRLGFRSRMVVTGDITQTDLPPNQQSGLSVAQNILRNVEGIAFCEFSQADVVRHPLVQRIVAAYELHET; encoded by the coding sequence ATGAATGAAAAACTAACCATAGAGTTACCGAGCGCTCAAAGCGCAATGTCGCTGGCCGGTAATCAAGAAGAAAACCTGAAAATGATCTCTAAGCAAACCGGTGCTACCCTGGTAATGCGAGGGCAAGAACTGCTGATTTCCGGCACAAAAAGTCAAGTAGAATTGTGTCATAAATTAGTGCGATCGCTCTCCGACTATTGGAAATCCGGCAAAAATATTACCGGAGTTGAAATCCAGACGGCGCGCCAAGCTTTGGATACCAACCGCCAAGGCGATTTACAAGACTTGCAGCGAGACGTTCTCGCCAGAACCCGCCGCGGCGAAGAAATTAGAGCCAAAACCTTCAAGCAGCGGCAATACGTCCAAGCCGTACGCACACACGACCTGACATTTTGCATTGGCCCCGCTGGTACCGGCAAAACATTTCTAGCTGCTATTTTCGCCGTGCAAGCGCTGTTGAGTAAGCAGTACGAACGGCTGATTTTAACAAGGCCAGCCGTGGAAGCTGGCGAAAAATTAGGGTTTTTGCCGGGAGATTTGCAGCAAAAAGTCGATCCATATTTGCGCCCGCTTTACGACGCCCTGCAAGAAATGATCGACCCTGAAAAAATGGCCGATTTAATGGAAAGAGGCTTGATCGAAGTAGCTCCTTTAGCTTATATGCGGGGACGCACTCTCAGCAATGCTTTCGTAATTTTGGACGAAGCTCAAAATACGACGCCAGCTCAGATGAAAATGGTGCTGACTCGTCTGGGCTTTCGATCGAGAATGGTTGTAACGGGCGATATCACTCAAACAGATTTGCCGCCCAACCAACAGTCGGGATTGTCAGTTGCCCAAAATATTCTGCGTAACGTTGAGGGCATTGCTTTCTGTGAATTTTCTCAGGCGGATGTGGTACGACATCCGCTAGTGCAGCGGATTGTCGCTGCTTACGAACTGCACGAAACATGA
- a CDS encoding heme utilization protein HuvX: MTATLKEFLEACEPLGTLRLIVTSSAAVLEVRGSIHKLFYAELPKGKYANMHADIFEFHLNMDKIKQVKFETGEAKRGNFTTYAIRFLDEQNDAALSAFLQWGKPGEYEPGQVENWHQLKEKYGDVWEPAPVEAL, from the coding sequence ATGACTGCGACTCTGAAAGAATTCTTGGAAGCTTGCGAACCATTGGGAACGCTGCGTTTAATCGTGACTAGCAGCGCGGCTGTGCTGGAAGTGCGCGGTTCAATTCACAAGCTGTTTTATGCGGAGTTGCCGAAGGGTAAATATGCCAATATGCACGCCGATATATTTGAGTTTCACTTGAATATGGACAAAATCAAACAGGTGAAGTTTGAAACTGGCGAGGCGAAAAGAGGCAATTTTACTACTTATGCAATCCGTTTTCTGGACGAACAAAATGATGCTGCTTTGAGCGCGTTTTTGCAGTGGGGAAAGCCGGGGGAATACGAACCGGGACAGGTGGAAAACTGGCACCAATTGAAGGAGAAATACGGAGATGTGTGGGAACCAGCACCTGTTGAGGCGCTTTAA
- a CDS encoding DUF4276 family protein — protein sequence MAVVVWVYSGGGEAEVRGLFPFLDKTFPGCKFERKTPVRDKPGPKPNKASSYGRTGKSLIDQIKQELPGALKAEPNKCDLILVFDDLDCRDSETQKLKILSEISKIPQCAAIEKFVGFAAPEIEAWIIADWNNSIAKHSDFRARHKRMCWWLSTEKKVSFENPESFSEYDSQRDCCLEKLSDALIESSVQDEVDRDKARFSKGLHTPLLLREIDPNEVQKKCPLFRELYNYLNNFCRYC from the coding sequence ATGGCCGTGGTAGTGTGGGTTTACTCTGGAGGCGGTGAAGCTGAGGTTAGAGGATTATTTCCTTTTTTAGACAAAACTTTTCCTGGGTGTAAATTTGAACGAAAAACACCAGTTCGTGACAAACCTGGCCCTAAACCTAATAAAGCAAGTAGTTATGGAAGAACAGGTAAAAGCTTAATCGACCAAATCAAGCAAGAATTGCCGGGCGCCTTAAAAGCAGAACCAAATAAATGCGACCTAATTTTAGTTTTTGACGATTTGGATTGTCGCGATTCTGAGACACAAAAATTAAAAATATTGTCAGAGATATCAAAAATACCACAATGTGCTGCCATCGAAAAATTTGTTGGGTTTGCCGCGCCGGAAATCGAAGCTTGGATTATTGCTGATTGGAATAATTCAATAGCTAAACATTCAGATTTTAGAGCCAGACATAAACGTATGTGTTGGTGGCTGAGTACAGAAAAAAAAGTTTCTTTTGAGAATCCCGAATCATTTAGTGAATATGATTCTCAAAGAGATTGCTGTCTCGAAAAACTATCAGACGCTTTAATTGAGTCAAGTGTTCAAGATGAAGTCGATCGCGATAAAGCACGCTTTTCTAAAGGATTACATACTCCTTTGCTCTTGAGAGAAATTGATCCCAATGAAGTTCAAAAAAAATGTCCGTTATTTCGCGAACTCTATAACTATCTCAATAATTTTTGTCGTTATTGTTAG
- a CDS encoding ATPase — protein MNQPIIRFLTTKNYKNLHLAPSVNLNSLNIFIGSNGSGKSNFISCLKFLKDCLIAIPDENRGVSSFEDAVSKFGGDKILDVNVESPAKVSIACCFSQINQTGNLQKDSAILDFKLYTDRQKVRASISEEYLYGGEDLQETSSRQPFYYYKFHNRELGQGVLSVYNSVGQESTHFEPLDNIPTNSFGLLTIPTLLENSQSPPETTPVYKIRRELIEFISKWQFYNANNMNLNLIRTVEPKIGGSDIYLSASGDNLPLVLENLSQNIDFEDSLNEAMKSILPKTRRLKPVRSGRLSLTVEWYFEGIKDGFYLNEMSDGTVRMLCWATILHSPLPPSLIVIDEPELGLHVSWMPILADWIKKAATKTQIIITTHSPDLLDHFTDCVENVLCFYSENRTHFSVKSLSKEMLEQKLEEGWQLGDLYRVGDPSIGGWPW, from the coding sequence ATGAATCAACCAATTATTCGATTTTTGACAACCAAGAATTATAAAAATCTACACTTAGCTCCATCTGTAAATTTAAACAGCCTTAATATATTTATCGGCTCAAACGGTTCAGGCAAAAGCAATTTCATCAGTTGTTTAAAATTTTTAAAAGATTGCCTAATAGCTATTCCCGACGAAAATCGCGGCGTGAGTAGTTTTGAGGATGCTGTTTCTAAATTTGGCGGTGATAAAATCTTAGATGTCAATGTTGAAAGTCCGGCAAAGGTCAGTATAGCTTGCTGTTTTTCGCAAATTAACCAAACTGGTAATCTTCAAAAAGACAGCGCAATTCTGGATTTCAAACTTTATACCGATCGACAAAAAGTAAGAGCGAGCATCTCTGAAGAATATCTATATGGTGGAGAAGATTTGCAGGAAACTTCCAGCAGGCAACCTTTCTATTACTATAAATTCCATAACAGAGAATTAGGGCAAGGAGTTTTATCGGTTTACAACTCTGTGGGCCAAGAGTCAACTCATTTTGAACCTTTAGATAACATTCCTACAAATTCTTTTGGTTTGTTGACAATTCCGACACTGCTTGAAAATAGTCAATCGCCCCCAGAAACTACACCTGTTTACAAAATTAGAAGAGAATTAATTGAATTTATTTCAAAATGGCAATTTTATAATGCCAATAACATGAATTTGAATTTAATTAGAACCGTCGAGCCTAAAATAGGTGGAAGTGATATTTACCTATCTGCATCGGGAGATAATCTGCCGTTAGTTTTGGAGAATTTAAGCCAAAATATCGATTTTGAAGATAGCCTTAACGAAGCGATGAAGTCGATATTACCCAAAACTCGTCGCCTTAAACCTGTACGTTCTGGTCGCCTATCTCTTACTGTAGAATGGTATTTTGAAGGTATCAAAGATGGATTTTACCTTAATGAAATGTCAGATGGAACTGTGAGGATGCTTTGTTGGGCAACTATTTTACATTCTCCACTTCCTCCTTCTTTGATAGTTATTGATGAACCGGAATTAGGATTGCACGTATCCTGGATGCCAATTTTAGCTGACTGGATTAAAAAAGCTGCGACAAAAACTCAGATAATTATTACCACACATAGTCCCGACCTTTTAGATCACTTTACTGATTGTGTAGAGAATGTTCTTTGTTTTTATTCCGAAAATAGAACGCATTTCTCAGTCAAATCTCTTTCAAAAGAAATGCTGGAGCAAAAACTTGAAGAGGGATGGCAATTAGGCGACTTATACCGTGTTGGCGATCCAAGTATTGGAGGATGGCCGTGGTAG
- the fabF gene encoding beta-ketoacyl-[acyl-carrier-protein] synthase II, whose translation MTNLERKRVVITGLGAITPIGNTLSEYWDGLLAGKNGIGPITLFDPSRHDCRFAAEVKGFDPHDYLERKEAKRMDRFAQFGVSASKQAIADAKFEINDLNAEQVGVILGTGIGGLKVLEEQQEIYLTRGPDRCSPFMIPMMIANMAAGLTAIHTGAKGPNSCTVTACAAGSNAVGDAFRLVQGGYAQAMICGGTEAAVTPLCVAGFAAARALSTRNDDPTHASRPFDRDRDGFVVGEGAGVLILEEMEHALARGAKIYAEIVGYGSTCDAYHMTSPVPGGEGASRAMALALKDAGLTPDQVSYINAHGTSTLPNDSTETKAIKKALGDHAYKIAISSTKSMTGHLLGGSGGIEAVATVMSIANDKIPPTINLENPDPECDLDYVPHTSRDLKVDVALSNSFGFGGHNVTLAFKKFVQ comes from the coding sequence ATGACAAATTTAGAGCGTAAGCGCGTTGTTATCACGGGTCTCGGCGCGATTACACCGATCGGCAATACCTTGTCCGAATATTGGGACGGGTTGCTTGCCGGGAAGAATGGTATAGGCCCGATCACCTTATTCGACCCGTCGCGGCACGACTGCCGCTTTGCCGCAGAGGTGAAGGGTTTCGACCCACACGACTATTTAGAGCGCAAGGAAGCAAAGCGCATGGATCGCTTTGCTCAATTTGGGGTGTCAGCGAGCAAACAAGCGATTGCTGATGCGAAGTTTGAGATTAACGACCTGAACGCAGAACAGGTGGGTGTCATTCTTGGCACTGGCATTGGTGGCCTGAAGGTTTTGGAAGAGCAGCAAGAGATCTATCTAACTCGCGGCCCCGATCGATGCAGCCCGTTTATGATTCCCATGATGATTGCGAATATGGCCGCGGGGCTGACGGCGATTCACACGGGTGCTAAGGGGCCAAACTCTTGTACGGTGACGGCCTGCGCTGCCGGGTCAAATGCGGTGGGCGATGCGTTTCGCTTAGTTCAGGGGGGTTACGCGCAAGCCATGATTTGCGGCGGTACGGAAGCTGCGGTGACACCTTTGTGCGTGGCGGGTTTTGCTGCGGCGAGGGCGCTTTCGACTCGCAACGATGACCCGACTCATGCTTCTCGTCCGTTCGATCGTGATCGTGATGGTTTTGTCGTCGGCGAAGGTGCTGGCGTTCTGATTCTAGAAGAAATGGAACACGCTCTGGCGCGTGGCGCGAAGATTTACGCAGAAATCGTCGGCTACGGTTCAACTTGCGATGCGTATCACATGACTTCTCCGGTACCGGGGGGGGAAGGTGCCTCGCGGGCGATGGCTTTAGCGCTCAAGGATGCGGGTTTGACGCCGGATCAAGTGAGCTATATCAACGCTCACGGCACGAGCACGCTTCCCAACGATTCTACGGAAACGAAAGCGATTAAAAAGGCTTTGGGAGACCATGCTTACAAAATAGCAATTAGTTCTACCAAGTCGATGACCGGCCATCTTTTGGGCGGTTCTGGGGGAATTGAGGCGGTGGCGACGGTAATGTCGATCGCCAATGACAAAATCCCGCCGACAATTAATCTGGAAAATCCCGATCCTGAGTGCGATTTGGATTATGTTCCTCATACAAGCCGCGATCTAAAAGTTGATGTGGCGCTGTCGAATTCCTTTGGATTTGGCGGTCACAACGTGACACTGGCATTCAAGAAGTTTGTTCAGTAA
- a CDS encoding acyl carrier protein translates to MSQDDIFARVQKIVAEQLEVDKSEVKPEANFANDLGADSLDTVELVMALEEEFDIEIPDEAAEGITTVQASVDFISSKLAAPKA, encoded by the coding sequence ATGAGCCAAGACGACATTTTTGCTAGAGTCCAGAAAATTGTGGCAGAGCAACTGGAAGTCGATAAGAGCGAAGTCAAGCCCGAAGCCAACTTTGCTAACGATTTAGGAGCAGATTCCTTAGATACTGTAGAGCTGGTCATGGCCTTGGAAGAAGAGTTTGATATTGAAATTCCCGACGAAGCAGCCGAAGGAATTACTACGGTTCAAGCTTCTGTAGATTTCATCAGCAGCAAACTTGCAGCTCCAAAAGCATAA
- a CDS encoding heterodisulfide reductase: MPSQTLRYAYFPGCVAQGAARELYLSTMALTQALGIELVELKKASCCGSGTFKEDSQLLEDTVNARNIALAEELNLPLLTHCSTCQGVIGHVDDRLKESQKTDPNYIEKVNGLLKKQGCSPYQGSTEVKHLLWAIVADYGLDEVHKRVTRKLSGLKCASFYGCYLLRAQDKLLYDDPHQPESMENVFRAIGATPVYYRGRTQCCGWPLASYATNQSFQMAGKHIQDALDNGADCMVTPCPLCHLNLDSRQPEVEKVIGRKLGLPVLHLSQLVALALGVEPKKLGLDRHIVSTKPVLEKLGF; the protein is encoded by the coding sequence ATGCCATCCCAAACTCTCAGATATGCTTACTTTCCCGGTTGCGTTGCCCAAGGGGCGGCCCGCGAACTTTACTTGTCTACAATGGCGCTAACTCAAGCGTTGGGGATTGAACTGGTGGAACTAAAGAAAGCTTCCTGCTGCGGTTCTGGCACTTTCAAGGAAGATTCGCAGTTACTGGAAGATACTGTCAACGCTCGCAATATTGCGTTGGCTGAGGAACTGAATCTGCCTTTGCTGACGCATTGCAGCACTTGTCAAGGAGTAATCGGTCATGTGGACGATCGCCTCAAGGAATCTCAAAAAACCGATCCCAACTACATAGAAAAAGTCAACGGTTTACTAAAAAAACAAGGCTGTTCGCCTTATCAAGGCAGTACCGAGGTGAAACATCTGTTGTGGGCGATCGTTGCAGATTACGGGCTCGACGAGGTGCACAAGCGAGTCACCCGGAAGCTTTCGGGCTTGAAGTGCGCGTCTTTTTACGGATGCTACCTGCTGCGAGCTCAGGATAAGCTGCTTTACGATGACCCGCACCAACCGGAATCGATGGAAAATGTATTTCGGGCGATCGGGGCAACTCCGGTTTACTATCGAGGGCGGACGCAGTGCTGCGGCTGGCCGTTGGCGAGTTATGCCACTAACCAATCTTTTCAGATGGCAGGCAAACATATTCAAGATGCTCTTGACAATGGCGCTGATTGTATGGTAACGCCTTGTCCTCTCTGTCATTTAAATTTGGATTCGCGGCAGCCGGAGGTGGAAAAAGTAATCGGGCGCAAGTTGGGTTTGCCCGTGTTGCATTTGTCGCAATTGGTGGCTTTAGCTTTGGGTGTGGAGCCAAAAAAACTAGGACTCGATCGACATATTGTTTCAACTAAGCCCGTGTTAGAAAAATTAGGCTTTTAG
- the psaC gene encoding photosystem I iron-sulfur center protein PsaC — protein MSHSVKIYDTCIGCTQCVRACPTDVLEMVPWDGCKAAQIASSPRTADCVGCKRCETACPTDFLSIRVYLGAETTRSMGLAY, from the coding sequence ATGTCTCATTCAGTCAAAATTTACGATACCTGCATCGGCTGCACTCAGTGCGTCCGCGCTTGTCCGACTGACGTTTTGGAGATGGTGCCCTGGGATGGCTGCAAAGCAGCTCAGATTGCCTCCTCTCCCCGCACAGCAGACTGTGTAGGCTGCAAGCGTTGCGAAACTGCTTGCCCCACCGATTTTCTGAGCATCCGGGTTTACCTGGGAGCAGAAACCACTCGCAGTATGGGTCTAGCTTACTAA